The stretch of DNA ATCTGACGGATCGCTCCCCTGGATATTTCAAACCCCGACACCAGGCTCTCAGAACACTGGCAAGAAGATCGGCGGCATGGCGGATCCCATTGTTTTCTCGATGCCCGCGGGGTTCTATACTTCAACCCCTTCTGTGGCACTCACGGCGGGCACCAGCACGATTTTCTACACCCTTGATGGGAGCCGGCCCGATTCAACCAAGACCAGATATAGCGGGCCGATCTCCCTGACGAAGACCACCGTCCTTAGAGCACTCAGCTTGAAGAGTGGCTATGTACCCACTCCCCCCGTCACCCGCACCTACTTCATCAACGAATCGACGACGCTTCCGGTCATTTCACTTACGGCCGATCCCTATGATCTTTTTGATCCCAGCGCAGGAATTTATCCGAACTTCACGATGGATTGGGAGCGCGCTGCACACGTAGAGTTCTTTGAAGACGATAGGAGACTGGGATTCTCGGAAGATTGCGGCATCAACATACATGGGACTCAGAGTGCAAATTGGCCTCAGAAGTCCTTTGCTGTGAAATTCAAGCAGGAATATGGTATCTCAAGGATCGATTATCCCCTCTTTCCAGGTGTTCCTGTTACCCTGTTTGACTCTTTCGTCTTGCGCAACTCCGGTAATGATTTTCAGTACACGCACATCCGCGATGCGCTGATGCAACGGCTCGTGAGAGATCTCAACATCGATTATCTCGAATATCGTCCTGCGACCTCATTTGTCAATGGCCAGTACTGGGGCATCTACAACATCCGCGAAAAAGTCAGTGAGCACTATGTAGCCAACCGGTATGGCGTGGACCCTGACAGCATCGACATGCTGGAAAACAACATGATGGCTCTTCACGGCGATTCTCTGCATTACCGGCGTTTGATCGACTACATTAGTACGCACGACATGTCGACAGCGCAGATCTACGCGTATCTGGATTCCGTCATCGACCTGAATGAGTGCATTTTGTACTTTGCGGCGCAGGCGTACTACGACAACATGGACTGGCCAGGAACGAACATCAAGTTCTGGAGGGAACGTAATCCGAACGGACAATGGAGCAAATGGCGGTGGATTCTCTATGACCTCGATTTTGGATTTGGCCTGTATGCCCACGGCGCATGGGAAGACCATATTGCGTTCATGTTCTCTCTCACTGAGACGCGTTATTCAAATCCACCCTGGGCAACACTGTTACAGCGGAAACTGGTGCAGAATCCGATCATCCGGAATCGATTCATCAACCAGATTGCAGATTTGCTGAATACGAGTTTCAAGAGTGCGCGGGTGGTTGACTCGATCAATGCCGTGGCAAATCATATCGCGAGCGAACTTCCAAAACACAGAGCACGATGGGGGCTCACCGGTGAAAACCTGACAAAGATGATCACTTTCGCGAATGATCGCCCCGCATATCTCCGCACACATGTCCGAAACTACTTTGACTGTGGACTCGATGGTACGATAACAATTCAAGCGACCGGGAACGGCTCTGTTCAACTCAACACTCTCACCTTGCCGTCGACCAAGATGCCGTTCAGCGGTGTCTATTTTCAGGGCAACGCAGTTCATCTGAGAGCCATACCTTCCCCTGGATGCAAATTCGTCGGATGGTCTGGAGACATCAGTTCAAAGAGCGACACACTGTCTTTCACCGTTGGGCGATCAACAACCATCGCTGCAGCTTTTTCTGTCGACAGCGGCGGTTCAAAGGGTGTTGTGATAAACGAGATCAATTATAATTCTTCCGACCAGTTCAATTCAGGAGACTGGATTGAGCTGTATAATACGGGCAGCGAAAGCATCGATATCACCGGCTGGACGTATCAGGACAGCGACCCGGCGCACGCCTTCAGGTTTCCGACCGGGACAATACTTGGTGCCGGTCAATACGTAGTGCTGGTGGAGGACAGCAGTTTGTTCAAAGCACGTTTTCCTGACATCAAGAACTTTGTCGGACAAATGGACTTCGGTCTGAGCGGTTCCGGAGAATTCATGAAGCTTACGAATGCGAAAGGTGAGGGGGTTGATTCGCTTACATATGACGATCAGGCTCCGTGGCCGACAGAACCGGACGGGAATGGCGCAACGTTGGAATTGATTGATCCGGCGAGGGATAATGCCCGCGGGGAGAACTGGAAAGCGTCTGTTGGTCACGGTTCACCGGGAAGAATAAATGGTATTGCAAGCGCTGTCGGTGAAGAAATGAATGAAATAGTTCCGGATTCATATGCATTAATGCAGAATTATCCGAATCCATTCAATCCGTCGACGGCAATCAGCTATCAGCTCTCAGCTGTCAGCTTCGTTACTCTCAGAGTTTATGATCTGCTCGGCAGAGAAGTCGCGACGTTGTTCGAGGGTATTCGCCAGCCAGGAACTTACGAAGCGGTGTTTCATGGTGGCGGGCTTACGAGCGGCATTTACTTATACAGACTCACGGCCAATAATCTCACCGCCGGGCCGGCGGGGTCAGAACACGTTTTTGTAGAGACAAAGAAGCTTATGCTCCTGAAATAGAATGATGAAGGTACCATGAAAAGAAGATCTCTCATCATAATAGGTCTCTACCTCCTGCTGGGACATGTTGGATTCGCACAATCCACATCTTTCAAGACCTATACGAATCCCGTCATTCCAGGCGACCACCCGGATTGTACTGTCACCAAAGTCGGAAATGACTTTTATACAACCGGCTCATCGTTCAATCCGACGCCGGTCATCTATCACTCCACCGACCTGGTGCACTGGGAAGCTATCGCCCAGCCGGTGAGCGCCGCGTGGACGACTTACGGTGACACCCCGTCGGGCGGATGCTGGGGAGGACAGGTGGTTTACCATGGAGGGAAGTATTGGGATTTCTTCTCGCGCTCCAATGTCATGTATTTCGTGACCGCAGACGATATCCGTGGGCCATGGACCATGCCGACGCAAATGAGCATCCCAGCCGGGGTACCCGGACTGGGATATGACAACTCGATCTTCATTGACGACGACGGAAGCTGGTATCTTCTGGTCAAGAACGGACAAGTCAACAACTGGATCGTGCAGTTGGGAAACGACGGCCAGCCGGGCGGCAGGATCTACAACCTGTGCTGGATCAACCCGTCCCCATCCTTTCCGTACAGCTGGGCGGAAGGGCCTGTGATGTGGAAATTCAAAGGGAACTATTATTACAGTTTCGCACGCAACGTTGCGGGGGGACAGAAGGTCTTCAGGAGCGCGACACTGACAAACGACCAGGCATCGTGGATCGTTCTTGGCGATTTCTTTAACGAAGGCGATCCCTTGAAGTCGCAGGCATTGTTTCAGAATCCGAACCACAGCTCTGCGGCTGTGATGCTCGATGACAGCACGAGCTGGGTAATTCACCCCCTCTGGCGCAACGCGAACAACAATGAATGGTATGGCCAGGGCAGGCAAGGATTGCTGAACCAGGTAACCTATGACGCGAATGGAAAGCCGACGGCCGATTATCCGACGAACATCCCTAAGAATGCGCCACGGCTGCCGAGCAGCGGGGTTCCGTGGATGGTGCCCCACACAGATCTCTTCAATTCTGCCAGGCTGAATCCCGAATGGTCCTTTCTGGGGTATACCGCAGCGGGTTCCTATTCTCTCAACACCCGGAGCGGATGGTTGACGCTCTCGCCAAAACGAAAACCGAACACGATCATCAAGAACGACGGCGAGCACAACTACTCGATCATCACCAGGGTGGACTTTGTCGCTCAATCGATCAGTGATCAGGCAGGGATCTGGGTGTTCAACGGATTGCAGACGCTTTATGCCAGGATATACAGCTCCGTCGACAGCGCCGGAAACAAGATTGTTGCGTTCAGCTACAAAACAGACTACTATGAAAAAAGAAATCCCGCGAAAGCCGGAGCGAATACCCTCCTGCTCAAGCTGGTTCGCATCAACCATACTCTGACGGGTTATTGGAGCACGGACTCCTACAATTGGACTCAGATTGGAAACGGGATCAGCGTTGCCGACATGGACAATCTCCAGGCAGACTATAATGCGTGGACAGGCAACCGCCAGGGCCTGTTTGTACAAGGGGTCAATTCAGCCGATTTTGATTACTACATCTACCGCGACGCGTATACACCGATATTGGCGGAGTGTCCTGCGAACCAGGATGGCACAAATCCGTCTGGAAGACCAAATCCTGTGCGGTCGCTGGACAACATTCATGACGGCGACTGGGCACTCTACGCGGGCGTCGAGTTCGGGAATAGTGAATACCTGAGATCGCCCGATTCTCTCACCATCACCGCTTCCTGTGCCTCAACCGGGGGGGTGGTTGAGGTGTGGCTCGACTCGCTCGATTCCGCCGCCAAGATTGCCGAGTGCAATATCACGAACACCGGGAGCACGGATTTCTACAGCACATTTGTCACAAAGGTTCTGATGCCTGTCTCGGGCACCCACGATGTCTATTTGAAGTTCAGGGGAACAGGATCGGATCCCCTCTTTCTGCTGCAATGGATCAGCTTCATTCCAAAATCCGGTGTTGGCACTTTTGTCACCGATGTGCGAACCGGACAGATTCCCGGGCAGTTCGTTCTGGAACAGAACTACCCTAATCCTTTCAATCCAACAACAACGATCAGCTTCCAGCTGCCTGCCCCGAGCGCCCGCCAGACCGCAAGCGGGCTGGGAGTCGGGGGGGCAGCGCTCAGCCGCGTACAATTGAAGGTCTATGATGTGCTCGGCAAGGAGGTTGCGACGCTCGTTGACGAAGAACGGTCTGCCGGTTCGCACACCGTCAATTGGAATGCACAGAATATTCCCTCAGGCGTTTACGTGTATCGCATGAAATCAGGCAATCAAATCATCAGCAAAGCAATGGTCTTGTTGAAATAACGGAAAAAGGAACATAATGAGAAACAGACGATCTGCAAAACTATCAGCACTTCTCCTGTTGTTGACTTTCCTGCCCGCGTTCCGGGGTCAGGCCCAAATACAAACCAATGTCCCCGCATTGAAAGATGTCTACGCCAAGGACTTCACCATTGGATGTCTGCTTTCGTATGCCCATGTTGGATTTCCAACCGACCCGGTAGTCCCCGGTCAATCATCCGTCGTCGACCCCAATGGCGGGTACCTTATAAAGTACCACATGAATTCGATGTCGCCGGGGAACAACATGAAGCCGGTGTATACCGTCAACATGACCGCCAGCGCCGCTGCCTATAGCGCCGCCACAACACAAGCCGCGAAGGATTCGATCGACGTCAATCCGATCATCTCGTTTAACGGCAATATCATTGCCCAGCTCAACTGGGCAAAGCGACAGGGATTCACCTTCCGCGGCCATACCCTGGTCTGGCACAGCCAGACGCCGGGCGTGGCATTCTTCTGCACCGGTTACAATGCGAATAATGCCCGTCTGAGCAAGGAAAGGATGACACAACGGCTGGAGAATTACATCAGGGAGATGATCCGCCAGTTGCACGAAGGCTGGCCCGGGCTGTTGTCAGCGTATGATGTGGTGAACGAAGCCATCAATGACAGCGGAATCGACCGGATGCAGGATAGTGATTGGTACTTGACCTTCGGCGACAACAGCTATATCATCAAGGCGTTCGAATTCGCCCGCAAGTACACAAAGCTCTACAACGAAACCCAGATCAAGCTCTACTACAACGATTACAACACGACCACTGCAGCCAAGGCTGACGGTATTGTGCGGCTGCTGACACCGATCTTCCAGGCCGGCACACTTGACGGGATAGGGATGCAGGAGCACGATGCGAACGGATCGCCGACCGCTGCGGCGTTTATTGCGACCTACAACAAGTTTGCGCCGATTTGTACCGAAATGGCTGTGACTGAGCTCGATGTCACAACCGGCAGCGCAGCACCGACTGCGGGTCAACTCCAGACGCAAGCTAATCAGTACGGACTGCTCTTCAAGTGTTTCGTTGAACGAAGCTACAAATCCGGCAGGGGGAAGATTATCAATGTCTCCAAAGACGGTCTGAACGACACGTACACGTTCAAGACGAATCAGTCGTCGTCTCTCTGGGATGGAAGCAATCAGTGCAAACCGGCGTTTTACCAGGTCGCGAACGTAGGTCTGTACTACAATGCGCTGGATTCCATGATCACGGCAGCGCGCCTGGTTCAGCAAGGCGCCTACACAAACGCATCCTGGTCGGCCTTTCAATCAACACTGACCGCGGCAGTCACCGCACGGGACCAGAACTACACCGTGAACCAGGCCGTCGACGCAGCGCTGAACACAGCAAAGAACAACCTGAGCAGTGCCGTCAGCGGGCTGACAACAATTGTGAGCGGCGCTGGATCGCACGAGAGTGACGTTCCTGCAATGTTCGCACTCTTCCAGAACTATCCAAACCCATTCAACCCAACGACAGCGATCAGCTTTCAGCTATCAGCAACCAGCGTTGTAAAACTCGAGGTAGTTGATGCACTTGGCCGGGTGGTGGCAACGATCGTGGATGGCGAACAATCAGCCGGTTCTCACGTAGTCACATGGAGCGCCCACAACCTGCCCTCGGGCATCTATGTCTGCCGGATCGTGGCTGGACATTTCGCCGCCAGCAGGAAGATGCTGTTGGCGAAATAATCGTGCGCACGACCGTCGTTATCCTGATCATCCGAGTGGTGCGCGACCCTCGATCGTGTTTCAAACAACCATGGAGTCTGTAGTGCCTGACATCATTCAACCCGACGAATCCAGCGGTTCTGCGATCCTGCTCCTCTCCTGCGAAGACCGGACAGGCCTGATATCACGGATGTCCCAATTTGTCTTTGAGCGCGGCGGCAATATTGTGGACCTGGATGAACACGTCGATGGCAGGTATTTCTTTCTGCGCATTGCCTGGGAGATGAACAATTTCTCAGTACCGGCGTCGGAAGTGCAAGAGGCATTCGCTCCGCTGGCAAAGGAGTTCAACGCATCGTGGAAGATCAGTTTCACAGCCCGGAAACAGCGCGTGGCGATCTTCGTGTCGAAGTACGATCATTGCCTCCAGGAGATACTCTGGCGACAGCGCATGGGAGAGTTCGATGTCGAAATAGGTCTTATCATCTCCAATCATGAAGATTTGCGTCCCCTCGCAGACCAGTACGGGATCCCCTATTTCGTTTTTCCGATTACCAGCGCCAGCCGTTCCGAGCAGGAAAAGAAGGAGCTATCGCTGCTCAAAGAACAGGACATCGACACGATCGTTCTGGCGCGGTACATGCAGGTCCTGTCACCGGAATTCGTCGATCTCTATCCGAACCAGATCATTAACATTCATCACTCCTTCCTTCCGGCGTTTGCAGGCCGGGATCCCTACAGACAAGCCTACGATCGCGGTGTTAAGATCATCGGGGCAACGAGCCACTACGTGACGAAGGACCTGGATGAGGGGCCAATCATTGAACAGGATATCATCCGGATTTCTCACAAGGACGGGGTGAGTGATTTGGTCCGAAAAGGGCGGGACCTCGAGCGGATGATACTTGCACGTGCTTTGTTTTTTCACGCGCAGCATCGGATCCTCGTCCACGGCCAGAAGACGATTGTGTTTGCGTAGGAAAAATAAGCCTCACGCAAAGGCGCAAAGTCGCCAAGAAGATCTACTTATCCTCGCTCAGCGCTTTCACTCTTGCTTGAAGGAACAGACGATGAAAACACATGTGCAGATATGTCTTCCCTTGTTTCTCCTCTCTCTGTGCCTATGCACCGCAATAGCGACAGCACAGCCGTCCGGCGGGCCCTACGGTCCGATTCCGCAGACATATCAGTTGCCCGCCATCTCAGGAAAAATCTATTACGTCGCCTCCGATGGGAAAGCAGATCAATCGGGCGAGTCGCTTGCCAGGTCTACATCGTTGGGAGCAGCCATCGAACGGGTACAGACAGGTGACGCGATTGTGATGCGCGGCGGGACGTATCGCACCGGAGACTTGCTGCTGAACCAGGGGATTACGATTCAGCCATATGCTGACGAACAGCCAGTTTTGAAAGGCACTCTGGTTGCGACAGAGTGGAAGAATCTTGGAAATGGACTGTGGAAAACCCCCTGGACCCGTTTGTTTCCTGCCAAACCTGATACATGGTGGTCACGGGACAGGTTTGGGAAGGACACCCCACTGCACATTTTCAACAACGATATGGTGTTTATTGACGGAAGGTTCCTGAAAGCCGTGGGGCGCGAAGGAGAAGTCGATGAAAACTCATACTACATCGACTACGAAGCCGGACAGGCGTATGTCGGAACAGACCCCTCCAATCGCCTGGTGGAGATCACGGCATTCAGTTTCGGGCTCAAGAGAATCATGGGTGAGTGCCACGGCAAGCAATCAGACCACAAAGGGCCTGTCATTCGGGGTATCACCTTCACTCAGTACGCATACTGTGCATTGGAGGTCGAAGCAAAAGAGCCGGAAGGAGTTTCGCCCGAAGCAGAACATGGAAAAGATGTCGTAGGTACGACGCTTGAGCATTGCACGATCACGTTTTGCTCACGCGTCGCAGCATACCTGCGTGGAGATCGATTGACACTCCGGCACTGTAAGGTAAGCGACACCAGCACAGAAGGCATCTATATCATCGGGTCATCCGACGTTCTGCTGGAGAAGAACATCTTCAGCCGCAATAACATCGAGAGGATTACGGGATACTATCCTGCAGCAGTGAAGATCTTCAATCAGAGCTACCGCGTGACGTGTCAGGACAACCTTGTCATCGACCTGCCGTACTCAAATGGTATCTGGTATGATGTCGGAAATGTGGACGGCCGGTTCCTGAACAACTGGATCGAAGGGGTTGGCAACGCGAACAGGACGATGGATGAGAAAAAGCCGTGGCCCAGCGACAACGGGTTCTTTTTTGAAATATCGAAAGGCGCGATCTGCGCCGGGAATGTCTTCGTAAACTGCGACCAGGGAATCTTTGTTTTGAACAGCTCAAACGTGCAGATCTACCAGAACACGATGGTCAATAGCACGGTGTGCATTGCGCGAAACGAGAGGACGGCCGCAAACGATCGGATGTTTGGCTGGCACTCCAGCACGGGTCCAGACGTGGACAAACGGGACGGAAACATCTTTGTGAACAACCTGCTGACCGGGGATATGAAGTACCGGAGGCCTCTCATGTTCGTGTGGCAGCCGGCTGCCCTTTGCCAGCAACTTCCCTCGCCGTTGCTGAAGCAGTTCGATTACAACGTACTCGTTCGTGGTGCCGAGAATACATCTTCTCCGCTTATCCTATGGAGTCCCGCACCTGGCGAACAGTGTCAGGCAGGCTTTGGATCAATTGATGATCTGCGCAAACTCTGCCCGCAGTTTGCAGCTAACAGCCTGGCTTTTGCAGGATATGCTGGTCCACTGTTCAAGAGCGCGATCCTGGGGGACTATCAACTCTTGCCGACAGCCCCCGGTGCGAAGACGGGCATGCAGCTTCCGGCCGAGATCAAGAAGATCCTCGGGCTGGAGAAAAGGACCGGTCAGCATGTAGGAGCGTATCCTCAGCAACCGTGAGCCCGCGAATGCGCTCCCTTCGTGCGTCTTGATGGAGCTGGAAAATGAAAAACGCCCCCGGTTGAATCTCCCGGGGGCGTTTGTTTTGCGGTGGTTGTCCCGCAACAGTGGGTCCAGAGAACATTACCGGTCTTCATAACAAAGGATATTGCTTCGATGCATCGTCGAGAATCAACACCCAATCATTTCCGTTTCGACGTTTTCCGGGTGGGTGAAATCGACGCGTACCGACATTGTCAAATATCCCGATCTTCTGAGATGTTCCTCTCCGCGGATCGTACCAGCAAGCACGTATCTTCTTCCCTGATATCTTCCCCATTGTAATGGTGAGCACCCTCCCGGAGTAGGTGTAGGCAAAGAGGTAGCTTCTGCCTCGTGTTGCCGGGATGAAATCATATCGTAGTGACTGATCGACAACAAGTGTCGAATCGTACACCCGTTCAAAAAAAGGGCGGGACAGCATAAGACGAGCAAGATGTTGCATCTGGAATGAGCCGGGATCATCGATAGCTTCAAACCAATAATTTCTGGCCCCGTAGGCGCGATGCTGATCTCCCGGTTTATGCATTTGCATCACGGCGTTGTCGCCGTACGTGTGACCGCAGGATCCGGCAAAAACCGACCAGTAGGCATACCGGCGACAATCACTGGCAGTCCAATATGGTTGTGTTGTGTCGTGCAATCCTTGTGGAATATTTTCGTAGGAAGGTTCACCATCCAGAGTCGGTTTAGGTGGCTGCATGACATACTCTTCAAGCACGTAGCGCCAGTTGTCTTCACCTTTCCAGTTTCTTACGTCATCCCCTTTTACCTGGTCGTATCGGCGGTGCCCTGATTGGAACATGTTGAAATCGAGCCACGGTTCATTGTGAAACCACTGAGAGGATTGTGTTCGGCCAAACGGATGGAAAGTCACAAGGTGGACCCGATCGTTGGCTCGAATCGTATTTCCGATCATGTTCCAGATTTCCGGCCGAACATCGCCGCGGATATCACCGCCGTTCATCCAGAAGATGTTCGGCTTTGATCCGAAGCGCTTCGTCAGATACCCGACGTATGCGGCAACTTTCTCAACACTTATGTCCGGCCGTTTTGCTACCGACCCCCAGAGAGGAACCAGGGCAAGACGAATGCCATGTTTCGCAGCCTCATCGACGATGAACTCGACATGGTCCCAGAAATCGTACTGTTGTGGATCAGTATGAATATTCCCTTCTGATACTTTTGGACGCGCGATGTCGCTTTCCGTGAAAGCCGAATCTCCGAAGACATTGACAAGTGGAAGCGGTGGGACAATCATGCACTGGATAACATTGAATCCTTTTGCCTCCCTGTTTTCCAGGTATCGGCAGGCTTCTTCACGGGTGAGCTTTTCAAACAACAACCAGCCGGTGTCCCCCAACCAGAAAAACGGCTCACCATCTTCGTATTGCAGGAATCGTTTGTTTTCTGAGATGACAATCTTGAGATGCATCCGCTGCCGGTCGTTGTCCCCCTGTGCATGTGAATGATCAGGAGGACTCACCAGGAGCAGTAAGAGAATCAACGGTAGCATTTGAACATGCTTTGACATAGTGACCCTGTTTCGCCAAAGAATAGCGAAAGCGACAGCGAGATTCCCAACTGCGTCGTGAAAGATCGACTTCGGTGGAAGGGCCCACTTTCGTCTTGAAAGATGGCTTCGGTGGGTCGGCCCACCTACTCATAGAGCAAACTGGTAATCGGGATTCTGGTTACCTCAACATCCTCTTTGTTGGTTGAATAGGAGACATAGAGATAACCGCCCCAGACGACACTTTTGGGATAGCTATAGCCCGCCCTTTTGTATTTTCCTCGATACCGCAGGGGTTGAAGATCTTCTCCTCCACTTCGTATCAAGTACGCTCTATCAAACACAAATCCATCTCTACTCAAGGTTATCGCAAGCGGAATCCGATCCTGGTTTCCGGATGGATTGTTGACCATGAACGCTGTTCCGTCTGGTAAGTTACCTGCGCTCTGCTTGGACCTGGAATCAGGAGTATTGACAATCGTTGGGGTGCTCCAGGTATTACCATTGTCCCGGCTCAGAGAAGCAAGCTTCTTGAAGGAATTGCCCTGATCACGAAAGATCATGACAATGGCGCCATCTTTTCTACGAAACCAACTTGGTTCGATTTCCCTGCTCATATGAGGATTGGTAGCTGGCATGTTCTTCATCTCCCCGGCCTTCCAACCGGACCCACCCAACGGATCGTCCGTAAAATACGGAGTGGCTTTCAGGCCGGGCTGCATGTGGAATGCGGTAATGAGTCTGCCGCCGGGAAGTGCATGAACGTCTTGCTCAATAATCCCAAGAACGGGTTGTCCATTCGTGTTTCGTACGGGCTGCGGCCGCTCCCAATGGATACCATCAATTGATGTGACAAATTCTATGTATCCTTCTTTTGCGCCCTCGTTCTTGTGCGGCCAGACATTGAGGTAAGCGACAAGCACCTTGCCATCACTCCACCATCCGCCGCTGGTCTTAATACCATTCTGCCCCTTTTCAGTCAAAGCAATTGGCCTGGACCAATCCCTCCCATTGCTGCTCCTGCTGTAGTAGACCTGCGTGTCTTCTGCGTCCTCGCCGACCGCAGAGCTCTGCCATTGTGCATAGAGCATCCCGTTGAACGGGAACAGCACCACACCGTTGTTGTACTTCTTGTCCTGTTCTCCTGGGGCAAAGATGGTAACAGTCTCCAACCCTTTGGTAAACGAGAGTCCCATCGTTTTCGGCTGTGTGCCGTCGAAGAGAGGGTTCACCTTGAAAAGAACGTCAGTCTCCTGGCTGTACAATCGTACGACGAGAAAGATCAGAGGGATGAATCTCTTGGCGTGCATGAAATCTCGGCTGGGAAGGTATCCTGAGTGGTGATCGTTACAATTCCAATATCAG from Ignavibacteriales bacterium encodes:
- a CDS encoding exo-alpha-sialidase, which translates into the protein MHAKRFIPLIFLVVRLYSQETDVLFKVNPLFDGTQPKTMGLSFTKGLETVTIFAPGEQDKKYNNGVVLFPFNGMLYAQWQSSAVGEDAEDTQVYYSRSSNGRDWSRPIALTEKGQNGIKTSGGWWSDGKVLVAYLNVWPHKNEGAKEGYIEFVTSIDGIHWERPQPVRNTNGQPVLGIIEQDVHALPGGRLITAFHMQPGLKATPYFTDDPLGGSGWKAGEMKNMPATNPHMSREIEPSWFRRKDGAIVMIFRDQGNSFKKLASLSRDNGNTWSTPTIVNTPDSRSKQSAGNLPDGTAFMVNNPSGNQDRIPLAITLSRDGFVFDRAYLIRSGGEDLQPLRYRGKYKRAGYSYPKSVVWGGYLYVSYSTNKEDVEVTRIPITSLLYE
- a CDS encoding glycoside hydrolase family 140 protein; this encodes MSKHVQMLPLILLLLLVSPPDHSHAQGDNDRQRMHLKIVISENKRFLQYEDGEPFFWLGDTGWLLFEKLTREEACRYLENREAKGFNVIQCMIVPPLPLVNVFGDSAFTESDIARPKVSEGNIHTDPQQYDFWDHVEFIVDEAAKHGIRLALVPLWGSVAKRPDISVEKVAAYVGYLTKRFGSKPNIFWMNGGDIRGDVRPEIWNMIGNTIRANDRVHLVTFHPFGRTQSSQWFHNEPWLDFNMFQSGHRRYDQVKGDDVRNWKGEDNWRYVLEEYVMQPPKPTLDGEPSYENIPQGLHDTTQPYWTASDCRRYAYWSVFAGSCGHTYGDNAVMQMHKPGDQHRAYGARNYWFEAIDDPGSFQMQHLARLMLSRPFFERVYDSTLVVDQSLRYDFIPATRGRSYLFAYTYSGRVLTITMGKISGKKIRACWYDPRRGTSQKIGIFDNVGTRRFHPPGKRRNGNDWVLILDDASKQYPLL